The sequence below is a genomic window from Nitrospirota bacterium.
TATTATTGCCTGCCTGCATATATCCCACAATACCTGTCTTCTAAGTCCTGCACCATAGGCTGAAAATATCCTGACGCTTGCAGTGCAGATTCCAAAGCTCCTTGCAAACTCCAGACATATCTGCTCACACTGAAGTTTGTGAAACCCGTAAGGAGAAATAGGATTTGCCTGGCTTTTTTCAGACACAGGTAGTGATACAGGATTACCATAGACAGCCGCACTGGAAATGAGAATAAATTTACATTGACTTGCATAAAGCCTCAATGAATTTAATAATTCAAAAGTTAGAACAGTGCTTGAATAAAAATCAGCAGCCGGATCACTGATAGAAAAACCAACAGACGCTCTACCTGCACAATGAACAAGAGCGGTAGGCTGATATTCTTTCAGAATATTATGTAAAGATTCATCCGGCAGATTTAAGCAGTAATACTTGTATAAAGCAGAAAGGGGGGCATTCTCAGGTGTAGCAGTGTCAATTCCGATGACTTGCCACCCGTTTTCGAAAAAGTGCTTTGCCGCGTATCGTCCGATAAACCCGGCCACGCCAGTAATAAGTACTATTTTAATCATACCTTATTCTTTTATCTCCTCTAATGGCAATGAATTAATTATTCTCTGTTCTTCTTTTGCCGTCAAATAAAGTAGCTGCCCATTTTCATCACGGAATTCACGAAACTGACCTGAGACAAAACCTTCTTCAGGAGTTAGCTCCTTAACACAATCCGGTTTGAGATCCTTACGGACAAAAAATGCATTGTTTCCGGCTGTATTACAACCTACAAAGGTATAACCTTTCTTATCAGCCAATATACAAATTGCTTTTAAAGACGCACCATAGTAAATCATAGAATAGTGTGCCTTAG
It includes:
- a CDS encoding NAD-dependent epimerase/dehydratase family protein, coding for MIKIVLITGVAGFIGRYAAKHFFENGWQVIGIDTATPENAPLSALYKYYCLNLPDESLHNILKEYQPTALVHCAGRASVGFSISDPAADFYSSTVLTFELLNSLRLYASQCKFILISSAAVYGNPVSLPVSEKSQANPISPYGFHKLQCEQICLEFARSFGICTASVRIFSAYGAGLRRQVLWDICRQAIIKGQLKLQGTGKESRDFIHAVDIVSALSIVLEKAPMEGEAYNLATGREATIQELGELILKSLNLNITMEFDSVIPAGNPLNWRADISKLQSLGFSPVVTLEKGVANYSEWCRTEINSFS